One Idiomarina loihiensis L2TR genomic window carries:
- the pssA gene encoding CDP-diacylglycerol--serine O-phosphatidyltransferase encodes MSNDSSNTNGKSRGIYLLPNLFTTAGLFSGFYAIVASMNDRFIEAAVAIFIAMVFDGLDGRVARMTNTESDFGAEFDSMADIVSFGMAPALVMYNYALADLGKIGWLAAFIFVAGGALRLARFNTNLGSSDKNFFQGLAIPSAAAIVAGLVWVGAEYGVEGSDMGGFAAVITICAGLLMVTNFRYHSFKDVDWKGKVSFLVILVIVLVFVIVATQPSLVLFSIFFLYALSGPVLTIKNVKKLKLGHVVGDDDEDDADFNDNKETKKEAEKAEKED; translated from the coding sequence ATGAGTAATGACAGCTCAAATACCAATGGTAAGAGCCGCGGTATCTATTTACTGCCAAACTTGTTTACGACTGCAGGCTTGTTTTCAGGCTTTTATGCCATAGTCGCGTCAATGAACGATCGCTTTATTGAAGCGGCAGTCGCAATTTTTATTGCAATGGTTTTTGATGGGCTGGACGGCCGGGTTGCAAGAATGACCAATACCGAAAGTGACTTCGGGGCTGAATTCGACAGTATGGCCGATATCGTCTCCTTTGGTATGGCACCGGCCTTGGTCATGTATAACTATGCCTTGGCTGATCTCGGAAAAATAGGTTGGCTAGCAGCCTTTATTTTTGTGGCTGGCGGTGCATTACGGCTGGCGCGGTTTAATACTAACCTTGGCTCCTCAGATAAAAACTTCTTTCAGGGTCTGGCAATACCGAGCGCGGCGGCTATTGTCGCCGGTTTAGTTTGGGTGGGTGCTGAGTACGGTGTTGAAGGTAGTGACATGGGTGGCTTTGCCGCTGTTATTACTATTTGTGCTGGCCTGCTAATGGTCACGAATTTCCGTTATCACTCTTTTAAAGACGTTGACTGGAAAGGCAAAGTCTCATTCCTTGTTATTCTGGTTATTGTTTTGGTTTTCGTTATTGTTGCGACGCAACCATCTTTAGTGCTGTTCTCAATATTCTTCTTATATGCCTTATCGGGTCCGGTATTAACCATCAAGAATGTAAAAAAATTGAAGTTAGGTCATGTTGTTGGTGACGATGACGAAGATGACGCCGACTTTAATGACAATAAAGAGACTAAAAAAGAAGCAGAAAAAGCCGAGAAAGAAGATTAA